The Nocardia vinacea genome contains the following window.
GGCGATCTCGGCATTCCAACTGTCGATCCTGATCGTGGCGATCGTGGTTCCGGTGAATGTCATCTTCGGGATCGTCACCGCGCTCGCTCTGGTGCGTGGCAAGTTCCCGGGCCGCACGCTGGTGCAGGGCATCGTGGATCTTCCCTTCGCCGTCTCGCCGGTTGTGGTCGGCGTCGCGCTGATCCTGCTGTGGGGTGCGGACGGCTGGTTCGGCGGACTCGAAGACGTCGGCTTCAAGGTGATCTTCAATCTGCCCGGCATGGTGATCGCGACGATCTTCGTCACGCTGCCGTTCGTGGTGCGCGAGGTCGAGCCGGTGCTGCACGAGATCGGCGACGATCAGGAACAGGCCGCGGCCACCCTCGGCGCGTCCCGCTGGCAGACGTTCTGGCGGATCACCCTGCCCGCGATTCGCTGGGGCCTGACCTACGGTGTCGTGCTGACCGTCGCGCGTGCGCTCGGCGAATTCGGCGCGGTGATCATGGTGTCCTCCGCGCTGCCGGGTAAATCGCAGACGCTGACCCTGCTCGTACACGGTCGATACATCAACGACCACAACACCTTCGGCGCGTATTCCGCCGCGACCCTGCTGATGGGCCTTGCCCTCGTAGTCCTCCTGTTGATGACCCTCCTCGAACGTAAGCGGGGCACCAAGTGATCACCGTGACCAATGCGAAGAAAAACTACGGTTCCTTCGCCGCCTTGAACGATGTCAGCATCGAGATCCCGTCGGGGGAGTTGACCGCGCTGCTCGGCCCGTCGGGTTCGGGCAAGTCGACCCTGCTGCGCTCGATCGCGGGCTTGGAGTCGCTGGACGCCGGCATCGTCACCATCGCGGGCAACGATGTCACGCACGTGCCGCCGCAGAAGCGCGATATCGGCTTCGTATTCCAGCACTACGCCGCGTTCAAGCACATGACCGTGCGCGATAACGTCGCCTTCGGACTCAAGATCCGCAAGCGTCCCAAGGGCGAGATCGCCAAGCGCGTCGATGAATTGCTCGGCATCGTCGGCCTCGACGGCTTCCAGCACCGCTACCCGGCCCAGCTCTCCGGTGGCCAGCGCCAGCGCATGGCACTGGCCCGCGCGCTCGCGGTCGACCCGCAGGTGCT
Protein-coding sequences here:
- the cysW gene encoding sulfate ABC transporter permease subunit CysW produces the protein MNLSWPTRISLRVVALGYLFILLVLPLIIILWRTFEKGIGAFIDSISTPAAISAFQLSILIVAIVVPVNVIFGIVTALALVRGKFPGRTLVQGIVDLPFAVSPVVVGVALILLWGADGWFGGLEDVGFKVIFNLPGMVIATIFVTLPFVVREVEPVLHEIGDDQEQAAATLGASRWQTFWRITLPAIRWGLTYGVVLTVARALGEFGAVIMVSSALPGKSQTLTLLVHGRYINDHNTFGAYSAATLLMGLALVVLLLMTLLERKRGTK